The nucleotide sequence AATTTCAGACTCAATTACAGATTTAGTCGGTATCCCCGATGGGGGAAGCTCAAGAAATTTATGATTTCTTAACTGCTAAAAAATACGATTTTTTGATTTATTCAGAAAAGGGAATTACTTCTTTTGATGCTAAGCGAACAAATTTCATTCATCAAAGAAATTATTCTCAAATCTTACCGAATAATTATTGAGTAGGAGAGTCATTTCGGGATTTAGAAAATCATACAGTAACTAAATTTTTAATTATTTTGGATGATATAGAAACCAATACAGAAAATCTTAGATTAGAATTAAATGAATTTTTTAAAGATAAAAAAGATTCTTATTTCTTACAATCTCATCCTAAATTTTTTGACGTGATGTCTAAAACCGCTTCAAAAGGACGTTCGTTGAAAAAATTATTAGATAAGTGAAATATCGATCCAAATCGTGTTATATCTTTTGGTGACGCTGATAATGATGTATCAAATTTTTTAATCACTGGATATGCAGTAGCGATGCAAAATGGATCATTAAAAGCTTTAGAAAATGCGAATGATTCAGTCGATAATTCCAAACCTACATGATTAAGCGACTTTGTTAAAGATAAATTAAAAGCAAGTATTTAACTTGCTTTTTATTTATCAAATTTCAAAAATATCTTTTGGATCTGTGTATAGTGCGTCACCCGGTTCTAATTCATAGTGTTTTTGGAAAGGAGCAAAAATTTTCATTTGAATGTTTACTCTTTCTTTTGAAGGTGAGTGTGGATCGGTCAATAATCTTTGAATTGCAGCTTCAGGACGAGTTTTTGCTCTTTCACATCATGCGTAACCTTCGAAGAATTTTTCAATATCAAAGTCTTTTTCAGTTTTAGCAGCTTCAAGTGCTGAAATTAAACCACCTTGATCAGCAATATTTTCAGAAACAGTTAATGAACCATTAATCTTTCCGTATTTTGTTTCGTATCCGTTAAAAGCTTTAATCATAGCTTGTGTTTTTTCACGGAATGCTTCATAATCTTCTGGTGTTCATCAATTTTCGAAACTACCATTTTCGTCAAACTGTGCACCATTATTATCAAATGCATGTGAAATTTCGTGTCCAATTGTCATTCCTAATCCACCATAGTTTGCACTTGAATTTTGATTATAGTCATAAAAAGGTGCTTTTAAGTATCCGGCTGGAAAAACAATTCTATTTGATAGAGGATTAAAGTATGCATTTACTTCATAAGAAGCCATTCCTCAAATGTTTTGATCTACTTCTTTTTTATATTGAGTTAACAAATATTGATCAATGATTTCACTAAATTTATTGATATTTGATGTTAAAGAACCACCATCTTTATAATCTGTGACAGTAAAATTATCATAGTATGAATAAATATATTCAGGATATCCTACCATTGGTTTAATTTTATTTAATTTACTGATTGCTTTTTCGATAGTTTGAGGTGATAATCAAGTATTTTTTGAAAGACGGTTTTGGTAGACTTTAATTATTTTATCAATCATTTTTAAAACATCTTTACGTTCATTTTCACTAAAATTACTTTTT is from Mycoplasmopsis pullorum and encodes:
- a CDS encoding HAD hydrolase family protein, translated to MGEAQEIYDFLTAKKYDFLIYSEKGITSFDAKRTNFIHQRNYSQILPNNYWVGESFRDLENHTVTKFLIILDDIETNTENLRLELNEFFKDKKDSYFLQSHPKFFDVMSKTASKGRSLKKLLDKWNIDPNRVISFGDADNDVSNFLITGYAVAMQNGSLKALENANDSVDNSKPTWLSDFVKDKLKASI